From uncultured Roseateles sp., the proteins below share one genomic window:
- a CDS encoding serine/threonine-protein kinase has protein sequence MAPADAPPAADADYAQVKALFSEVCDLPDRAAQRTRLQELGASETISRRVLALIGHDATQTTHFAVPVAGMLASAAGTELKPGERLGAWTLRSELGHGGMGMVYLAERSDGHYQQRAAIKLLRGWSGEAALAQLARERQILASLNHPHIARLIDGGTTPGGQPYLVMDYVEGLRIDSYVRQQDLGLEATLDLFVMVCEAVAYAHRQLVVHCDIKPGNVLVGTDGRAMLLDFGIAQLQQGLQDGPAEASLALTPRYASPEQRAGATASSASDIYSLGAMLGELLESLGPRAARPQEWRAIVQRATEHEAERRYLAVAALVADLRRFRQHLPLVALPHGAGYLARKFVRRRWPGVLAGSAALTMSLVFTLRLVQERDRALQAETQARESARQAQVSAESALRAGQTAITERDQATRARALAQHERDAAVAAEARADGERRRAEAARQQSQQEADTTRQVSDFVVSLFEGADPKVSGRPDLSAATLVDKGRERMDGELRGQPALQASMKGVLGKVYENIGRPRDAVELYEQAVNLEQTVQRPLREAAMLNNLAMALSNTSQAARALEPARRSLALRQARLPADALELAESHNTLGWVLSRNYAFDEARQHLDRSLAIRQARLGPEHLDVAITLHNLGMLHQRAGQLALAENDFRRALAIKTRLLDDQHPTVLNTVQTLATVLAEQHRTDEALTLQQRVLMQRRTVHGSQSAAVSSALNELAGMLQDAGRSAEAISTYGEALALTEQLLGRRTLSSAVQINNLATALDDLGDPAAESRYRESLAIRQDLVKPDDLSLARAQHNLGRWLLRAGRLDEARPLLEQAAALRRAKLPAAGNDRIDAELSLAESRLLDGDLPAAEAGVAFVAAQEGRLQPLRRVALWRAQALLARQRGATSQALERQQAALQLASATVGPGHPVLLRLRIELAELAAGLEGGEALRRQDIAAAITTQHAQSPLRARALRLDRLLAQDKP, from the coding sequence ATGGCCCCGGCGGACGCCCCTCCAGCAGCCGATGCCGACTATGCGCAGGTCAAGGCGCTGTTCAGCGAGGTCTGCGACCTGCCCGACCGCGCCGCGCAGCGTACCCGCCTGCAGGAGCTGGGCGCCAGCGAGACGATCAGCCGGCGCGTGCTGGCGCTGATCGGCCACGATGCCACGCAGACCACCCACTTCGCCGTCCCGGTGGCCGGCATGCTGGCCAGCGCCGCCGGCACCGAGCTCAAACCGGGTGAGCGGCTGGGCGCCTGGACTCTGCGCTCCGAACTGGGCCATGGCGGCATGGGCATGGTCTACCTGGCCGAGCGCAGCGACGGTCACTACCAGCAACGCGCCGCGATCAAGCTGCTGCGTGGCTGGTCGGGCGAGGCGGCGCTGGCGCAGCTGGCGCGCGAGCGCCAGATCCTGGCTTCGTTGAACCACCCGCACATCGCACGGCTGATCGACGGTGGCACCACGCCGGGCGGCCAGCCCTATCTGGTGATGGACTATGTCGAGGGCCTGCGCATTGACAGCTATGTGCGCCAGCAGGACCTGGGGCTGGAGGCGACGCTGGACCTGTTCGTGATGGTCTGCGAGGCCGTGGCCTATGCGCACCGGCAACTGGTGGTGCACTGCGACATCAAGCCCGGCAATGTGCTGGTGGGCACCGATGGCCGGGCCATGCTGCTGGACTTCGGCATCGCCCAGCTGCAACAGGGGCTGCAGGATGGCCCGGCCGAGGCCAGCCTGGCGCTGACGCCGCGCTATGCCAGCCCCGAGCAGCGCGCCGGCGCCACCGCCAGCAGCGCCAGCGACATCTACAGCCTGGGCGCCATGCTGGGCGAGCTGCTGGAGTCGCTGGGCCCGCGCGCCGCCCGCCCGCAGGAGTGGCGCGCCATCGTGCAGCGGGCCACCGAGCACGAAGCCGAGCGCCGCTACCTGGCGGTGGCGGCCCTGGTCGCCGACCTGCGGCGCTTTCGCCAGCATCTGCCGCTGGTGGCGCTGCCGCATGGGGCCGGCTATCTGGCCCGCAAGTTCGTGCGCCGCCGCTGGCCCGGGGTGCTGGCCGGCAGCGCCGCACTGACCATGAGCCTGGTCTTCACCCTGCGACTGGTGCAGGAGCGGGACCGCGCACTGCAGGCCGAGACACAGGCCCGAGAGTCGGCCCGGCAGGCCCAGGTCTCGGCAGAATCGGCGCTGCGCGCCGGGCAGACCGCCATCACCGAGCGCGACCAGGCCACCCGGGCCCGTGCGCTCGCCCAGCACGAGCGCGACGCGGCCGTGGCCGCCGAGGCCAGGGCCGACGGCGAGCGCCGGCGCGCCGAGGCCGCACGCCAGCAGAGCCAGCAGGAGGCAGACACGACGCGCCAGGTCAGCGACTTTGTCGTCTCGCTGTTCGAGGGGGCCGACCCCAAGGTCTCGGGCCGGCCCGACCTCAGCGCCGCCACCCTGGTCGACAAGGGCCGCGAGCGGATGGACGGGGAGTTGCGCGGCCAGCCGGCACTGCAGGCCTCGATGAAGGGCGTGCTCGGCAAGGTCTACGAGAACATCGGCCGGCCGCGCGATGCCGTCGAGCTGTACGAGCAGGCGGTGAACCTGGAGCAGACCGTGCAGCGCCCCCTGCGCGAAGCGGCGATGCTGAACAACCTGGCGATGGCCCTGTCCAACACCAGCCAGGCCGCGCGCGCGCTGGAGCCGGCGCGCCGCTCGCTGGCCCTGCGCCAGGCGCGCCTGCCGGCCGATGCGCTGGAACTGGCCGAGTCCCACAACACCCTGGGCTGGGTACTCAGCCGCAACTACGCCTTCGACGAAGCCCGCCAGCACCTCGACCGCTCGCTGGCCATTCGCCAAGCCAGGCTGGGGCCCGAGCACCTGGATGTCGCCATCACCCTGCACAACCTGGGCATGCTGCACCAGCGCGCCGGGCAACTGGCCCTGGCCGAGAACGACTTCCGCCGCGCCCTGGCGATCAAGACCCGCCTGCTCGACGATCAGCATCCCACCGTGCTGAACACGGTGCAGACGCTGGCCACCGTGCTGGCCGAGCAGCACCGCACAGACGAGGCGCTGACGCTGCAGCAGCGCGTGCTGATGCAGCGCCGCACGGTGCATGGATCGCAGAGCGCGGCGGTGTCGAGTGCGCTGAACGAGCTGGCCGGCATGCTGCAGGACGCCGGACGCAGCGCCGAGGCCATCAGCACCTACGGCGAGGCCCTGGCGCTGACCGAGCAGTTGCTTGGCCGGCGCACGCTCAGCTCGGCCGTGCAGATCAACAACCTCGCCACCGCGCTGGACGACCTCGGCGACCCGGCCGCCGAGAGCCGCTACCGCGAGTCGCTGGCGATCCGGCAGGACCTGGTCAAGCCCGACGATCTGAGCCTGGCGCGGGCACAGCACAACCTCGGCCGCTGGCTGCTGCGGGCCGGCCGCCTCGACGAGGCCCGGCCGCTGCTGGAGCAGGCCGCCGCGTTGCGCCGCGCCAAGCTGCCCGCGGCCGGCAACGACCGCATCGACGCCGAGCTGTCGCTGGCCGAAAGCCGGCTGCTGGACGGCGATCTGCCGGCCGCCGAGGCCGGTGTGGCCTTCGTCGCCGCGCAGGAGGGCAGGCTGCAGCCGCTGCGCCGGGTTGCGCTGTGGCGCGCCCAGGCGCTGCTGGCCCGGCAGCGCGGTGCCACCTCGCAGGCGCTGGAGCGGCAGCAGGCGGCATTGCAGCTGGCCAGCGCCACCGTCGGACCCGGCCATCCGGTGCTGCTGCGGCTGCGCATCGAACTGGCCGAGCTGGCTGCAGGCCTGGAGGGCGGTGAAGCGCTGCGCAGGCAGGACATCGCCGCCGCCATCACCACCCAGCATGCGCAATCCCCGCTACGGGCCCGTGCGCTGAGGCTGGACCGTCTGCTCGCCCAGGACAAACCCTAG
- a CDS encoding DVUA0089 family protein yields MTTPHPCNPCAKPLARRALALVTLAMAAAASQAATVSFAGDFMRDDDLFSTTLVLGAADVLSVQTFSFAGGLSAQAGPVAAGGFAPVLALFIEGGELLQLARGSSNVCGPGTGAADPVSGFCWDAQFSVALPAGHYTLLLSQDGNEPLGSLLTDGYSQAGQPDYTGINYLGQSGHRFVQVDATQRSGHWALDLQASTVPETATALLTLLGLGGLSAARRLVAPH; encoded by the coding sequence ATGACCACCCCACACCCTTGCAACCCCTGCGCAAAGCCACTCGCGCGCAGGGCCCTTGCCCTCGTCACCCTGGCCATGGCGGCCGCTGCCAGCCAGGCGGCCACGGTCTCGTTCGCGGGCGACTTCATGCGGGACGACGACCTGTTCAGCACCACCCTCGTGCTCGGTGCAGCCGATGTGCTGAGCGTGCAGACCTTCTCCTTCGCCGGCGGCCTGAGCGCCCAGGCCGGGCCCGTCGCAGCCGGCGGCTTTGCCCCGGTGCTGGCCCTGTTCATCGAGGGCGGCGAGCTGTTGCAGCTGGCCCGCGGCAGCAGCAATGTCTGCGGCCCGGGCACCGGCGCGGCGGACCCGGTGAGCGGTTTCTGCTGGGACGCGCAATTCAGCGTCGCCCTGCCCGCTGGCCACTACACCCTGCTGCTCTCGCAGGACGGCAACGAACCGCTGGGCAGCCTGCTCACCGATGGCTACTCGCAGGCCGGCCAGCCCGACTACACCGGCATCAACTACCTGGGCCAGAGCGGTCACCGCTTCGTGCAGGTCGATGCCACGCAACGCAGCGGCCACTGGGCCCTGGACCTGCAGGCCAGCACCGTGCCGGAAACCGCCACGGCGCTGCTGACGCTGCTCGGGCTGGGCGGACTGAGTGCCGCGCGCCGCCTTGTCGCCCCCCACTGA
- a CDS encoding DNRLRE domain-containing protein translates to MHTKASPIALALALLHGGAWALDAPLAADAHVSSLVATSNFGSLPNLNVGGGAAALLRFDLSTLPPATTAAKLVKANLILYVNRVGAAGAIEVQTVNGGWSEATVTAATMPPTSGAGSGVTAPIAAANQFVSVDLTALVKDWISNPGMNFGVALQAALGAPGTVAFFDSKENTASAHVARLDLTLADQGPAGARGATGATGPKGDTGAAGAKGDTGPAGAKGDTGPAGPKGDTGLTGATGARGVTGAAGPIGATGPAGPVDVVYLRTTFDASGNHLHDHNLQCPANRVLMSGGCGHRDFNTAASDIRIEYAGPHDSAPRSAYRCIVENTSSSSRAILMYAVCASATNVSGP, encoded by the coding sequence ATGCACACCAAAGCCTCACCCATCGCCTTGGCCCTGGCCCTGCTCCACGGCGGCGCCTGGGCCCTGGACGCGCCGTTGGCCGCCGACGCCCACGTCAGCAGCCTCGTTGCCACCAGCAATTTCGGCAGCCTGCCCAACCTCAATGTCGGCGGTGGCGCCGCCGCGCTGCTGCGCTTCGACCTGTCCACCCTGCCGCCGGCCACCACGGCGGCCAAGCTGGTCAAGGCCAATCTGATCCTCTACGTCAACCGGGTCGGCGCGGCCGGGGCCATCGAGGTGCAGACGGTCAACGGCGGCTGGTCGGAGGCCACCGTCACCGCGGCGACGATGCCACCGACCTCGGGCGCCGGCAGCGGCGTGACGGCACCCATAGCCGCCGCCAACCAGTTCGTCAGCGTCGACCTGACCGCCCTGGTCAAGGACTGGATCAGCAACCCCGGCATGAACTTCGGCGTCGCGCTGCAGGCCGCGCTCGGCGCACCCGGCACCGTGGCCTTCTTCGACAGCAAGGAGAACACCGCCAGCGCCCACGTCGCACGGCTGGATCTGACGCTGGCCGACCAGGGGCCGGCCGGCGCCAGGGGCGCGACGGGCGCCACCGGGCCCAAGGGAGACACCGGTGCGGCCGGAGCAAAGGGCGACACGGGCCCGGCTGGAGCGAAAGGTGACACCGGTCCTGCCGGTCCGAAGGGCGACACCGGCCTCACCGGCGCGACCGGCGCCCGCGGCGTCACCGGTGCGGCCGGACCGATCGGTGCCACAGGCCCGGCAGGGCCGGTGGACGTGGTCTACCTGCGCACGACCTTCGACGCCTCCGGCAACCACCTCCACGACCACAATCTTCAGTGCCCGGCCAACCGCGTGCTGATGAGCGGCGGATGCGGTCACCGCGACTTCAACACGGCGGCCAGCGACATCAGGATCGAGTATGCGGGGCCGCATGACAGCGCGCCTCGGAGTGCCTACCGCTGCATCGTCGAAAACACCAGCAGTTCCTCCCGCGCGATCCTGATGTACGCCGTGTGCGCGTCGGCCACCAACGTCAGCGGCCCGTGA
- a CDS encoding DNRLRE domain-containing protein: MPSPRHRLALALFALAAAGRCAALDLPLAADAHVNLGLPSANFGALGTLNVGNGSSALLQFDVSPLPVGLNSAKLVKATLKLYVNRVGSAGALELQRINSAWSEAAVTAGNAPALGGPGTGPVLAVTQANQYLLADVTAWVKDWISNPGANFGIALTPSLGAPGTIVFLDSKENTATGHLPQLDLTLADQGPIGPRGATGATGATGAAGATGATGMQGTKGDKGDKGNTGDTGPAGPVTLRYIQYTHTVPSNSYANIPLVCPMGTVVISGGCGHRDDNDAAKDIKVNYSGPEPGSERLYYSCRVTNSNLFSSRAVRVYAVCGSVTSVSLTVN; encoded by the coding sequence ATGCCCTCGCCTCGCCATCGTCTGGCCCTGGCCCTGTTCGCGCTGGCGGCGGCGGGCCGCTGCGCAGCCCTCGATCTGCCACTGGCTGCCGATGCCCATGTCAACCTCGGCCTGCCCAGCGCCAACTTCGGCGCCCTGGGCACCCTGAATGTCGGCAACGGCTCCAGCGCGCTGCTGCAGTTCGATGTCTCACCGCTGCCTGTCGGCTTGAACAGCGCCAAGCTGGTGAAGGCCACGCTGAAGCTCTACGTGAACCGGGTCGGCTCGGCCGGTGCGTTGGAGTTGCAGCGCATCAACAGCGCCTGGTCCGAGGCCGCGGTGACGGCGGGCAACGCGCCCGCACTGGGCGGCCCCGGCACCGGGCCGGTGCTGGCGGTGACCCAGGCCAACCAGTACCTGCTGGCCGACGTGACCGCCTGGGTGAAGGACTGGATCAGCAACCCGGGCGCCAATTTCGGTATCGCATTGACGCCGTCTCTCGGCGCGCCCGGCACCATCGTGTTCCTGGACAGCAAGGAGAACACCGCCACCGGCCACCTGCCACAGCTGGACCTGACGCTGGCCGACCAGGGGCCTATCGGTCCGAGGGGAGCGACGGGGGCCACCGGCGCGACTGGAGCCGCCGGTGCAACAGGGGCGACCGGCATGCAGGGGACCAAGGGCGATAAGGGCGATAAAGGCAATACCGGAGATACCGGCCCGGCGGGACCGGTGACGCTGCGCTATATCCAGTACACCCATACCGTCCCCAGCAACAGCTACGCCAACATACCGCTGGTCTGTCCGATGGGGACCGTCGTGATCAGCGGCGGTTGCGGCCACCGCGACGACAACGATGCCGCCAAGGACATCAAGGTCAACTACTCCGGCCCCGAGCCCGGCTCGGAACGGCTGTACTACTCGTGCCGGGTGACCAATAGCAATCTGTTCTCCAGCCGCGCCGTGCGGGTGTACGCGGTCTGCGGCTCAGTCACCAGCGTCAGCCTCACCGTCAACTGA
- a CDS encoding UPF0149 family protein, which translates to MDYPQYNPQTDNAPLSDDELNALDDLLQELPSDEAMNIEAMDGYLTALLIGPGDLSQRPGADWLPAVWGGDGEGNAPFPSNKQRKRATLLVLRHLQSIAIELRDKGEAWQPIFSVAEVDDRDLVDAEVWCMGFLQAVAMDPEGWGTLFDDAEIGAALVPIALLGGDEEDLSPEDAQRLGDLDVRDQLSRAVLDAVVLLYRRKFPV; encoded by the coding sequence ATGGACTACCCCCAATACAACCCGCAAACCGACAACGCGCCGCTGAGCGACGACGAACTCAACGCGCTGGACGATCTGCTGCAAGAGCTGCCCTCGGACGAGGCGATGAATATCGAGGCCATGGATGGCTATCTGACGGCGCTGCTGATCGGTCCGGGCGATTTGAGCCAGCGGCCCGGCGCTGACTGGCTGCCGGCCGTCTGGGGCGGTGATGGCGAGGGCAATGCACCCTTCCCCAGCAACAAGCAGCGCAAGCGTGCCACCCTGCTGGTGCTGCGCCATCTGCAGAGTATTGCCATCGAGCTGCGGGACAAGGGCGAGGCCTGGCAGCCCATCTTCAGCGTGGCCGAGGTCGATGACCGCGATCTGGTCGATGCCGAGGTCTGGTGCATGGGCTTCCTGCAGGCCGTGGCGATGGACCCCGAGGGCTGGGGCACTCTGTTCGACGACGCCGAGATCGGTGCGGCCCTGGTGCCGATCGCGCTGCTGGGCGGCGACGAGGAAGACCTCAGTCCCGAAGACGCCCAGCGCCTGGGCGACCTGGACGTGCGTGACCAGCTCAGCCGCGCCGTGCTCGACGCCGTGGTGCTGCTGTACCGCCGCAAGTTCCCGGTTTGA
- a CDS encoding methyl-accepting chemotaxis protein gives MMSLKNQSIATRLRLGFALLILVSMGVAVFGRLALEQVGARIHALTEQHLVVVGLLSSIKDNVNVTARAARNIALLSDARAKQAEKAQIDANRSSTQTLLKALEDRLSGQQTEATLRRVTDTRLVYVQQMNQAIKLGMEGQNDVARDLLVGEVTQAQNAYFTVLDELVTLERGRMEQSRLQADLTIRQAGMAMLALLALSALCGAGIASWLARSVTRPLLAAIQVTQRIAKGDLSSRITVESRDEVGQLTQSLQLMQEALRQLVGVVRASSESVATGAGQIAIGNGDLSQRTERQASSLQQTAASMEQLSGTVLGSAETARQANDYAQAANGAAQRGDQVVGQVIATMTDINAASQRIADIVGVIDGIAFQTNILALNAAVEAARAGEQGRGFAVVAAEVRNLAQRSASAAREIKSLIASNVEKVEAGSRLVGSAGSSMQDIHAQVARVVALIAQLGAAAQAQGRDIVQINQAVADLDEATQQNAALVEQSAAAADSLSQQARVLVNAVSAFRLEPQAA, from the coding sequence ATGATGAGCCTGAAGAATCAATCGATTGCGACCCGCCTGCGGCTGGGTTTTGCCCTGCTGATACTGGTCAGCATGGGCGTGGCGGTGTTCGGCCGGCTGGCGCTGGAGCAGGTGGGCGCACGTATCCATGCGCTGACCGAGCAGCACCTGGTCGTGGTCGGGCTGCTGAGCAGCATCAAGGACAACGTCAATGTCACGGCACGCGCGGCGCGCAATATCGCGCTGCTGAGCGATGCCCGGGCCAAGCAGGCCGAGAAGGCGCAGATCGACGCCAATCGCAGCAGCACGCAGACCCTGCTGAAGGCGCTGGAAGACCGGCTCAGCGGCCAGCAGACCGAGGCGACGCTGCGGCGCGTGACCGATACCCGGTTGGTCTACGTGCAACAGATGAATCAAGCCATCAAGCTGGGCATGGAGGGCCAGAACGATGTCGCCCGCGACCTGCTGGTGGGCGAGGTGACGCAGGCCCAGAACGCCTATTTCACGGTGCTGGACGAATTGGTGACGCTGGAGCGCGGGCGCATGGAGCAGTCGCGCCTGCAGGCCGACCTGACGATACGCCAGGCCGGCATGGCGATGCTGGCCCTGCTGGCGCTGTCGGCGCTGTGTGGCGCCGGCATTGCCAGCTGGCTGGCGCGCAGCGTGACCCGTCCCCTGCTGGCGGCGATCCAGGTCACGCAGCGCATTGCCAAGGGCGACTTGAGTTCGCGCATCACCGTCGAGTCGCGCGACGAGGTCGGCCAGCTGACCCAGTCGCTGCAGCTGATGCAGGAGGCCCTGCGCCAGCTGGTGGGCGTGGTGCGGGCCAGCAGCGAGTCGGTGGCCACCGGCGCCGGCCAGATTGCCATCGGCAACGGCGACCTGTCGCAGCGCACCGAACGCCAGGCCAGCAGCCTGCAGCAGACGGCGGCGTCGATGGAGCAGCTCTCGGGCACGGTGCTGGGCAGTGCCGAGACCGCGCGGCAGGCCAACGACTATGCCCAGGCCGCGAACGGGGCCGCGCAGCGCGGCGACCAGGTGGTGGGTCAGGTGATCGCCACGATGACCGACATCAATGCGGCATCGCAGCGCATCGCCGACATCGTTGGCGTGATCGACGGCATTGCCTTTCAGACCAATATCCTGGCGCTCAACGCGGCGGTGGAGGCGGCACGGGCCGGCGAGCAGGGGCGCGGCTTTGCCGTCGTCGCCGCCGAGGTGCGCAATCTGGCCCAGCGTTCGGCCAGCGCTGCGCGCGAGATCAAGTCGCTGATCGCCAGCAACGTCGAGAAGGTCGAGGCAGGCTCGCGCCTGGTCGGCTCGGCCGGCTCCAGCATGCAGGACATCCACGCCCAGGTGGCGCGCGTGGTGGCCTTGATCGCTCAACTGGGCGCGGCGGCACAGGCGCAGGGCCGCGACATCGTCCAGATCAACCAGGCGGTGGCCGATCTGGACGAGGCAACGCAGCAGAACGCCGCCCTGGTCGAGCAATCGGCGGCGGCGGCCGACAGCCTGAGCCAGCAGGCCCGGGTGCTGGTCAATGCCGTCAGCGCCTTCCGGCTCGAGCCGCAAGCGGCCTGA
- a CDS encoding GGDEF domain-containing protein, producing the protein MTVAHAIAHADLRAVPGVLSRQAMQQVFESIAQAARASGRSLAVLTLDIDHFKDYQDEHGPAQAEQVLTQLAMLLQQLQPSSATLAYLGADEFVLILPDTGLTAAAELAERLRDRIVSALAQLGGLRPLTATIGVAASPPNQDWLASTLLALADARMTFAKRRLLPHHNLVWAGTLPSDWYLRLDVPAGIWPSL; encoded by the coding sequence ATGACCGTTGCACACGCTATTGCCCATGCCGACCTGCGGGCCGTGCCCGGCGTCCTGAGCCGTCAGGCCATGCAGCAGGTGTTCGAGTCGATTGCTCAGGCCGCGCGCGCGTCCGGCCGGTCGCTGGCCGTGCTGACCCTGGACATCGACCACTTCAAGGACTATCAGGACGAACACGGCCCGGCACAGGCCGAACAGGTGCTGACGCAGCTGGCCATGCTGCTGCAGCAGCTGCAACCCAGCAGCGCGACCCTGGCTTACCTCGGGGCGGACGAGTTCGTGCTGATACTGCCCGACACCGGCCTGACGGCCGCGGCCGAGCTGGCCGAGCGCCTGCGTGACCGCATTGTCAGTGCCCTGGCCCAGCTGGGTGGCTTGCGCCCGTTGACGGCCACCATAGGCGTGGCCGCCAGCCCGCCCAACCAGGACTGGCTGGCCAGCACCTTGCTGGCCCTGGCCGATGCACGCATGACCTTTGCCAAGCGGCGCCTGCTGCCGCACCACAATCTGGTTTGGGCCGGCACGCTGCCGTCCGACTGGTACCTGCGCCTGGACGTGCCGGCCGGCATCTGGCCCAGCCTTTGA
- a CDS encoding DUF4197 domain-containing protein — protein MISRRQFAQASALGLVHLPLWAGDLSERDAASGIRAALERGAIAAVALLGKQDGFLGNEKVRIGLPGALNDAAKLLRATGQQKKVDELITAMNRAAEAAIPEAKALLVQTVKNVSVKDALQIVRGGDTAVTDFFARNTREPLGLKFLPIVTRATQKVSAAEKYNAVAAKAAKFGLVKDEDANVQQYVTRRALDGLYLMIAEEEHKIRQDPVGTGSAILKKVFG, from the coding sequence ATGATCAGCCGCCGTCAATTCGCTCAAGCCAGCGCGCTGGGCCTTGTTCACCTGCCGCTGTGGGCGGGCGATCTGTCCGAGCGCGATGCCGCCTCAGGCATACGCGCTGCGCTGGAGCGCGGTGCGATCGCTGCCGTGGCCCTGCTCGGCAAGCAGGACGGGTTTCTAGGCAACGAGAAGGTGCGCATAGGCCTGCCCGGCGCGCTGAACGATGCCGCCAAGCTTTTGCGCGCCACCGGCCAGCAGAAGAAGGTCGATGAACTGATCACCGCGATGAACCGCGCTGCCGAGGCCGCCATCCCCGAGGCCAAGGCGCTGCTGGTGCAGACGGTGAAGAACGTCTCGGTCAAGGATGCGCTGCAGATCGTGCGCGGTGGTGATACCGCGGTGACCGATTTCTTCGCCCGCAACACCCGCGAGCCGCTGGGCCTCAAGTTCCTGCCCATCGTCACCCGCGCGACCCAAAAGGTATCGGCCGCCGAGAAGTACAACGCCGTCGCCGCCAAGGCCGCCAAGTTCGGCCTGGTCAAGGATGAGGACGCCAATGTCCAGCAATATGTCACCCGCCGTGCGCTGGACGGCCTTTACCTGATGATCGCCGAAGAGGAGCACAAGATCCGCCAGGACCCTGTGGGCACCGGCAGTGCGATCCTGAAGAAGGTGTTCGGCTGA
- a CDS encoding NAD(P)/FAD-dependent oxidoreductase, with the protein MNKTRVLVIGCGFGGIEAVRALSQARDQVEITLVDRTNHHLFQPLLYQVATAGLSAPAISGPIRHILRPQMRRGNLTILQAEVKAIDAPGRKVTLHDGEQLAYDHLIVAAGATHSYFGHDDWAAHAPGLKTLTDAFNIRQRVVNAFEQAERCEDATRRQAWLTFVVIGAGPTGVEMAGTLSEMARHTLVSEFRRIDSRQARVVLVEGSDRVLGSFVPALSQRAAEQLQKLGVELRTGCRVTHIDGDSVRFESTAGTETLPSHTVVWAAGVAGSPLGRALADSAGATLDRAGRVLVQPDLSLDGHPEISVIGDLAAAKSYAPGAEPKPVPGVSPAAKQMGRSVAANVLRRLQRQPTLPFRYADYGNLATVGRKAAVVDLGVPGLGALRFSGYFAWLFWLFAHIYFLIGFRNRLIVLIDWAWAYWTFERNARVVPQAQDPA; encoded by the coding sequence ATGAACAAGACCCGCGTGCTGGTGATTGGTTGTGGCTTTGGCGGTATCGAGGCGGTGCGAGCGCTGTCCCAGGCGCGGGACCAGGTGGAAATCACGCTGGTGGACCGCACCAACCACCATCTGTTCCAGCCCCTGCTCTACCAGGTGGCCACCGCGGGCCTGAGCGCACCAGCGATCTCGGGTCCGATACGCCACATCCTGCGGCCGCAGATGCGGCGCGGCAATCTGACCATTCTGCAGGCCGAGGTCAAAGCCATTGATGCGCCAGGCCGCAAGGTCACCCTGCATGACGGCGAGCAGCTGGCCTACGACCATCTGATCGTCGCCGCCGGAGCCACCCACAGCTATTTCGGCCACGACGACTGGGCCGCCCACGCACCGGGGCTGAAGACGCTGACCGATGCCTTCAATATCCGCCAGCGCGTCGTCAATGCCTTCGAGCAGGCCGAACGCTGCGAGGACGCCACCCGGCGCCAGGCCTGGCTGACCTTTGTCGTCATCGGCGCCGGGCCCACCGGCGTGGAGATGGCCGGCACCCTGAGCGAGATGGCGCGGCACACACTGGTCAGCGAGTTCCGTCGCATCGATTCGCGCCAGGCGCGGGTGGTGCTGGTCGAGGGCTCCGACCGGGTGCTGGGCAGCTTTGTGCCGGCCCTGTCGCAGCGCGCCGCCGAACAGCTGCAAAAGCTGGGCGTGGAGCTGCGCACCGGTTGCCGCGTCACCCATATCGATGGCGACAGCGTGCGCTTCGAATCGACGGCAGGTACCGAGACCCTGCCCAGCCACACGGTCGTCTGGGCCGCCGGCGTGGCTGGCTCGCCGCTGGGCCGGGCCTTGGCCGACAGTGCCGGCGCGACGCTGGATCGGGCCGGCCGCGTGCTGGTGCAACCCGATCTCAGCCTGGACGGCCACCCCGAGATCAGCGTCATCGGCGATCTGGCTGCGGCCAAGAGCTATGCGCCCGGCGCCGAACCCAAGCCGGTGCCCGGCGTCAGCCCGGCGGCCAAGCAGATGGGGCGCAGCGTGGCGGCCAATGTCTTGCGGCGGCTGCAACGTCAGCCCACCCTGCCCTTCCGCTATGCCGACTACGGCAATCTGGCCACCGTGGGCCGCAAGGCGGCGGTCGTCGATCTGGGCGTGCCGGGCCTGGGCGCCCTGCGCTTTTCAGGCTACTTCGCCTGGCTGTTCTGGCTGTTCGCGCATATCTACTTCCTGATCGGCTTTCGCAACCGGCTGATCGTGCTGATCGACTGGGCCTGGGCCTACTGGACCTTCGAGCGCAACGCCCGGGTGGTGCCGCAGGCGCAGGACCCTGCCTAA